Below is a genomic region from Deltaproteobacteria bacterium.
ATTGATATACCAGTTTACTACTGATAAAGGATATAAGATTTATTATCCCGTTAGGAATGGTTATTTTTGGGCAAAACTTGGATTGAAGGAACAACTATTATTTTTAGATGGCATGAAAAATGGTGAGAGATTGCTTTACTTAAATGTTTACGAAAACAAAAATTCAGAGAATGTCATAAATAAAATATTAGAGGGTCTTGAAGTAGGTCAAGAAACTAATTTTAAATTATCAGAAATATCAGCACAAATAGACATGTTTTATGAGGACGCCGCAAACCTAAATATACCAGTAATAGAAGCTTATCGTTATGTAACTAAGAGAACAAAAGGCGCAACATCACTGGAGCTTGATAATTTAGCAGCAACATTAAGAAAAAAGTATAACCTGAAATAAATATTTCGATATACAGTAAGAATAAATGAACGGCTAACAACCAGATGGACGTGAACGAGAGGCACAGAACGCTTTTTAAGGTAGCGTGAGTTTTAAGTTTGCAAATCGTCTTTTTTGCTCTTTTACATCTTTGCAGTGCCTCTCGTCAGTCATCAAGGCGTTATGCCTTACGCCTTATGAATTGCCAATAACAAGTTAGTAGCTAAAGTAACTTAAAAAGGGGGTAACTCATGCATGGAATGAAAGAAATAATCCAGGAAGCAGCGTCTCTTCCGGTTGAGGAAAGGGCTATAGTTGTCGATTCACTGCTCCGAACGTTCAATCCTCCAAACACGGAAATCGAGAGAGAATGGGTAAGAGTTGCCAAGCGTCGGCTCGCAGAGTTACGATCTGGCAGCATAAAAGCAATTCCAGGAAGTGAGGTGTTTGCGAAAATCCGGGAGCGTTTCGAGAAGTGACCTTCTCGTTTCATCCCGAAGCAAAAGACGAGTTTAATGAAGCTATTGAATACTACAAAAATTGTGAACCAGGCCTCGGTTATGATTTTTCTATAGAGGTGCTTGCTACCATCCAAAACATTGTCAATGTGCCAGACGCGCAAGTGAGCCGTCTGTCGTTGCCTGCCTGCTTTTATAAAGATGAAAATATAAAAACCCTGGCAAGGGCAATAAATAACACCATTGATTTGCCAGGGCTTTATGAAAAAATGAAATTAGATTTTAGGCGTAATCCACATGCCTGAAGGCTTGTCTCTACGATTTGCTTGCCTCGTCTTTTTTAGCAGCCTCTATCAGATCATTGACAAACATATTGACATCGGTAGAGTGCATTGAGCATGCCATTGAAATAGGCTCACTGCCAAAGGCTGGGCAAGTAAAGCACCCTGAGCCGAAGTGTTTTGAAAAGACATCTTTTGTTGACGGCCACCGGGTGGTTACCTCGCCTGTGGTCATATCGCCCGAGATGTTGATAGTATTAACTGACATATTTTCCTCCTATTCTTATTTGATGATTTAAGTATACTCAAACTGTTTCCCATAGTATATGATTTTAGTCATAAAAAAAGCAAGGGGTTTGAAATGACAGCCGATAGAAAGCGCTTGACTAAAGACCGAAAACCTTTTAAAAGTACAATACACTATTTGTGGAAGCCTTTTAAGAGAGTTATAGTGAAAGTAATAAATAACTTGACATTTCTTTCTGTCATTCCCGAGGTTTTAATCGGGAATCCAGTATTAAAAACAAAAACATGGATGCCCGATAGAAACATTCGGGCA
It encodes:
- a CDS encoding addiction module protein — translated: MKEIIQEAASLPVEERAIVVDSLLRTFNPPNTEIEREWVRVAKRRLAELRSGSIKAIPGSEVFAKIRERFEK
- a CDS encoding type II toxin-antitoxin system RelE/ParE family toxin, whose translation is MTFSFHPEAKDEFNEAIEYYKNCEPGLGYDFSIEVLATIQNIVNVPDAQVSRLSLPACFYKDENIKTLARAINNTIDLPGLYEKMKLDFRRNPHA
- a CDS encoding DUF1858 domain-containing protein, which translates into the protein MSVNTINISGDMTTGEVTTRWPSTKDVFSKHFGSGCFTCPAFGSEPISMACSMHSTDVNMFVNDLIEAAKKDEASKS